One Gossypium raimondii isolate GPD5lz chromosome 3, ASM2569854v1, whole genome shotgun sequence genomic window carries:
- the LOC105796362 gene encoding uncharacterized protein LOC105796362 isoform X2 — protein sequence MDKFHQTDCIEILSQIKHQEKLLNLKRRWLMGLSISRSKKKQFKEPEFFKCKTLPESFLREDDMFYEIIKAHVQDAFGASNSRRGNHVIQDDVQSFDASKITGVLFSYLDALTNDGLHLIVMILSGGSGMIKKTQCEMIKAIRESLPSFLSNKNLEHEQKTSIMQLYKILNDPKNFRNNTMKPMTPTSLFHHAAAIQMLDRLEDLPFQTLIAMDRKLSCVKTVPQLKTHERGQKRKRLVQKVGKTARRMLMDLDEEGKLQGPLAKALAVAELSLNLTMGCQNSSTTSFRQFTPEIVSLQNDIVKAIWTLKTKARFPELKALQLLLDPNIEIATRSLRGAIINALTEFLFECSDMDTIPKSFLEALSVINRDSRSLPNKISRSLPHQSFLKDEIEEEVECILSVSAEMKQIFWDLLPDHELDEEFADAYGEGLEGSDDDSCIEDSGCYENDWKMVNKDLESCMSHSVKSIERDEVIQDVKMDPEYASSNAKSSEDKNRVKNKASFSSPRGELNCQSIERDEVEQKIGVAPENASNERFADNKTSKCRNRYLAIQEACDETSLVAHKLIGRLLEKFAKEQDMDLDWSDSLYLGGDSSTQQHIQGQEKKQKLTEEDMGDNLIGTLKELMPFVTKSLPGHQNRKS from the exons GTGGTTGATGGGACTTTCGATTTCCAGGTCGAAAAAGAAGCAATTCAAGGAACCTGAGTTTTTCAAGTGCAA GACTTTGCCTGAATCTTTTCTGAGGGAGGATGAT ATGTTCTATGAGATTATTAAAGCTCATGTTCAAGATGCCTTCGGAGCAAGCAATTCCAGAAGAGGAAATCATGTAATTCAAGATGATGTCCAATCATTTGATGCATCCAAGATAACTGGAGTTCTTTTCTCATATCTCGATGCTTTGACTAATGATGGGCTTCACCTTATTGTTATGATACTTTCAGGTGGCTCAGGAATGATTAAGAAAACTCAGTGCGAAATGATAAAAGCTATTAGAGAATCTTTGCCAAGCTTTTTAAGCAATAAAAACCTTGAGCATGAACAGAAGACCTCTATTATGCAGCTATATAAAATTCTCAATGATCCTAAAAATTTCCGGAACAATACTATGAAACCAATGACTCCAACATCTCTGTTTCATCATGCTGCTGCAATCCAGATGCTGGATAGGTTAGAGGATTTGCCTTTCCAGACCTTGATTGCAATGGATAGGAAGCTTAGTTGTGTCAAAACTGTGCCCCAGTTAAAGACACATGAACGGGGTCAGAAACGGAAACGTTTAGTTCAGAAAGTGGGTAAAACCGCTAGAAGGATGCTTATGGATCTTGATGAAGAGGGGAAACTACAAGGGCCATTAGCTAAAGCATTGGCAGTAGCAGAATTATCACTAAACCTAACTATGGGTTGTCAAAATTCCTCCACGACAAGCTTTCGCCAATTCACACCAGAAATAGTAAGCTTGCAGAATGATATTGTGAAGGCTATTTGGACTCTTAAAACGAAGGCTAGATTCCCAGAGCTGAAAGCCTTACAGCTTTTGTTGGATCCAAATATTGAAATAGCAACTCGTTCTTTAAGAGGAGCAATTATAAATGCATTAACAGAGTTCCTCTTTGAGTGCAGTGATATGGATACAATTCCCAAGTCTTTCTTAGAAGCACTTTCTGTTATTAACAGAGATTCCCGATCTTTGCCAAACAAGATTTCCCGATCTTTGCCACATCAAAGCTTCctaaaggatgaaattgaagaagaGGTGGAATGTATACTCAGCGTGAGTGCTGAGATGAAACAAATTTTTTGGGACTTGCTTCCTGATCACGAGTTGGATGAGGAATTTGCTGATGCCTATGGGGAAGGTTTAGAAGGAAGTGATGATGATAGTTGTATTGAGGATAGTGGTTGTTATGAAAATGATTGGAAAATGGTTAATAAGGACTTAGAGAGTTGTATGTCCCATTCTGTCAAGTCAATTGAGAGAGATGAGGTTATACAGGACGTGAAAATGGATCCAGAATATGCCTCGAGTAATGCGAAAAGTAGCGAAGATAAAAACAGAGTAAAGAACAAGGCCTCTTTCAGTTCACCAAGAGGAGAGTTAAATTGCCAATCAATTGAGAGAGATGAGGTTGAACAGAAGATTGGAGTGGCTCCAGAAAATGCTTCGAATGAAAGGTTTGCAGACAACAAAACAAGCAAGTGCAGAAATCGATACCTTGCCATCCAAGAAGCATGTGATGAAACAAGTTTGGTTGCACACAAACTAATTGGTCGGTTACTGGAAAAGTTTGCTAAGGAGCAGGATATGGATTTAGATTGGAGTGATAGCTTGTATCTCGGAGGTGACTCTTCAACTCAACAACATATTCAAGGACAAG AAAAGAAGCAGAAATTGACCGAGGAGGACATGGGAGATAATCTTATCGGAACACTGAAGGAGCTTATGCCTTTTGTTACAAAGAG CCTGCCAGGGCATCAAAATCGAAAGAGTTGA
- the LOC105796362 gene encoding uncharacterized protein LOC105796362 isoform X3 produces the protein MQHSTIMMFYEIIKAHVQDAFGASNSRRGNHVIQDDVQSFDASKITGVLFSYLDALTNDGLHLIVMILSGGSGMIKKTQCEMIKAIRESLPSFLSNKNLEHEQKTSIMQLYKILNDPKNFRNNTMKPMTPTSLFHHAAAIQMLDRLEDLPFQTLIAMDRKLSCVKTVPQLKTHERGQKRKRLVQKVGKTARRMLMDLDEEGKLQGPLAKALAVAELSLNLTMGCQNSSTTSFRQFTPEIVSLQNDIVKAIWTLKTKARFPELKALQLLLDPNIEIATRSLRGAIINALTEFLFECSDMDTIPKSFLEALSVINRDSRSLPNKISRSLPHQSFLKDEIEEEVECILSVSAEMKQIFWDLLPDHELDEEFADAYGEGLEGSDDDSCIEDSGCYENDWKMVNKDLESCMSHSVKSIERDEVIQDVKMDPEYASSNAKSSEDKNRVKNKASFSSPRGELNCQSIERDEVEQKIGVAPENASNERFADNKTSKCRNRYLAIQEACDETSLVAHKLIGRLLEKFAKEQDMDLDWSDSLYLGGDSSTQQHIQGQEKKQKLTEEDMGDNLIGTLKELMPFVTKSLPGHQNRKS, from the exons ATGCAGCATTCTACGATAATG ATGTTCTATGAGATTATTAAAGCTCATGTTCAAGATGCCTTCGGAGCAAGCAATTCCAGAAGAGGAAATCATGTAATTCAAGATGATGTCCAATCATTTGATGCATCCAAGATAACTGGAGTTCTTTTCTCATATCTCGATGCTTTGACTAATGATGGGCTTCACCTTATTGTTATGATACTTTCAGGTGGCTCAGGAATGATTAAGAAAACTCAGTGCGAAATGATAAAAGCTATTAGAGAATCTTTGCCAAGCTTTTTAAGCAATAAAAACCTTGAGCATGAACAGAAGACCTCTATTATGCAGCTATATAAAATTCTCAATGATCCTAAAAATTTCCGGAACAATACTATGAAACCAATGACTCCAACATCTCTGTTTCATCATGCTGCTGCAATCCAGATGCTGGATAGGTTAGAGGATTTGCCTTTCCAGACCTTGATTGCAATGGATAGGAAGCTTAGTTGTGTCAAAACTGTGCCCCAGTTAAAGACACATGAACGGGGTCAGAAACGGAAACGTTTAGTTCAGAAAGTGGGTAAAACCGCTAGAAGGATGCTTATGGATCTTGATGAAGAGGGGAAACTACAAGGGCCATTAGCTAAAGCATTGGCAGTAGCAGAATTATCACTAAACCTAACTATGGGTTGTCAAAATTCCTCCACGACAAGCTTTCGCCAATTCACACCAGAAATAGTAAGCTTGCAGAATGATATTGTGAAGGCTATTTGGACTCTTAAAACGAAGGCTAGATTCCCAGAGCTGAAAGCCTTACAGCTTTTGTTGGATCCAAATATTGAAATAGCAACTCGTTCTTTAAGAGGAGCAATTATAAATGCATTAACAGAGTTCCTCTTTGAGTGCAGTGATATGGATACAATTCCCAAGTCTTTCTTAGAAGCACTTTCTGTTATTAACAGAGATTCCCGATCTTTGCCAAACAAGATTTCCCGATCTTTGCCACATCAAAGCTTCctaaaggatgaaattgaagaagaGGTGGAATGTATACTCAGCGTGAGTGCTGAGATGAAACAAATTTTTTGGGACTTGCTTCCTGATCACGAGTTGGATGAGGAATTTGCTGATGCCTATGGGGAAGGTTTAGAAGGAAGTGATGATGATAGTTGTATTGAGGATAGTGGTTGTTATGAAAATGATTGGAAAATGGTTAATAAGGACTTAGAGAGTTGTATGTCCCATTCTGTCAAGTCAATTGAGAGAGATGAGGTTATACAGGACGTGAAAATGGATCCAGAATATGCCTCGAGTAATGCGAAAAGTAGCGAAGATAAAAACAGAGTAAAGAACAAGGCCTCTTTCAGTTCACCAAGAGGAGAGTTAAATTGCCAATCAATTGAGAGAGATGAGGTTGAACAGAAGATTGGAGTGGCTCCAGAAAATGCTTCGAATGAAAGGTTTGCAGACAACAAAACAAGCAAGTGCAGAAATCGATACCTTGCCATCCAAGAAGCATGTGATGAAACAAGTTTGGTTGCACACAAACTAATTGGTCGGTTACTGGAAAAGTTTGCTAAGGAGCAGGATATGGATTTAGATTGGAGTGATAGCTTGTATCTCGGAGGTGACTCTTCAACTCAACAACATATTCAAGGACAAG AAAAGAAGCAGAAATTGACCGAGGAGGACATGGGAGATAATCTTATCGGAACACTGAAGGAGCTTATGCCTTTTGTTACAAAGAG CCTGCCAGGGCATCAAAATCGAAAGAGTTGA
- the LOC105796362 gene encoding uncharacterized protein LOC105796362 isoform X1, with translation MDKFHQTDCIEILSQIKHQEKLLNLKRRWLMGLSISRSKKKQFKEPEFFKCKTLPESFLREDDMFYEIIKAHVQDAFGASNSRRGNHVIQDDVQSFDASKITGVLFSYLDALTNDGLHLIVMILSGGSGMIKKTQCEMIKAIRESLPSFLSNKNLEHEQKTSIMQLYKILNDPKNFRNNTMKPMTPTSLFHHAAAIQMLDRLEDLPFQTLIAMDRKLSCVKTVPQLKTHERGQKRKRLVQKVGKTARRMLMDLDEEGKLQGPLAKALAVAELSLNLTMGCQNSSTTSFRQFTPEIVSLQNDIVKAIWTLKTKARFPELKALQLLLDPNIEIATRSLRGAIINALTEFLFECSDMDTIPKSFLEALSVINRDSRSLPNKISRSLPHQSFLKDEIEEEVECILSVSAEMKQIFWDLLPDHELDEEFADAYGEGLEGSDDDSCIEDSGCYENDWKMVNKDLESCMSHSVKSIERDEVIQDVKMDPEYASSNAKSSEDKNRVKNKASFSSPRGELNCQSIERDEVEQKIGVAPENASNERFADNKTSKCRNRYLAIQEACDETSLVAHKLIGRLLEKFAKEQDMDLDWSDSLYLGGDSSTQQHIQGQEKKQKLTEEDMGDNLIGTLKELMPFVTKSLPGHQNRKS, from the exons ATGGACAAGTTTCATCAAACAGATTGCATTGAAATTTTATCTCAAATTAAGCATCAAGAGAAGCTGCTTAATCTCAAAAGAAG GTGGTTGATGGGACTTTCGATTTCCAGGTCGAAAAAGAAGCAATTCAAGGAACCTGAGTTTTTCAAGTGCAA GACTTTGCCTGAATCTTTTCTGAGGGAGGATGAT ATGTTCTATGAGATTATTAAAGCTCATGTTCAAGATGCCTTCGGAGCAAGCAATTCCAGAAGAGGAAATCATGTAATTCAAGATGATGTCCAATCATTTGATGCATCCAAGATAACTGGAGTTCTTTTCTCATATCTCGATGCTTTGACTAATGATGGGCTTCACCTTATTGTTATGATACTTTCAGGTGGCTCAGGAATGATTAAGAAAACTCAGTGCGAAATGATAAAAGCTATTAGAGAATCTTTGCCAAGCTTTTTAAGCAATAAAAACCTTGAGCATGAACAGAAGACCTCTATTATGCAGCTATATAAAATTCTCAATGATCCTAAAAATTTCCGGAACAATACTATGAAACCAATGACTCCAACATCTCTGTTTCATCATGCTGCTGCAATCCAGATGCTGGATAGGTTAGAGGATTTGCCTTTCCAGACCTTGATTGCAATGGATAGGAAGCTTAGTTGTGTCAAAACTGTGCCCCAGTTAAAGACACATGAACGGGGTCAGAAACGGAAACGTTTAGTTCAGAAAGTGGGTAAAACCGCTAGAAGGATGCTTATGGATCTTGATGAAGAGGGGAAACTACAAGGGCCATTAGCTAAAGCATTGGCAGTAGCAGAATTATCACTAAACCTAACTATGGGTTGTCAAAATTCCTCCACGACAAGCTTTCGCCAATTCACACCAGAAATAGTAAGCTTGCAGAATGATATTGTGAAGGCTATTTGGACTCTTAAAACGAAGGCTAGATTCCCAGAGCTGAAAGCCTTACAGCTTTTGTTGGATCCAAATATTGAAATAGCAACTCGTTCTTTAAGAGGAGCAATTATAAATGCATTAACAGAGTTCCTCTTTGAGTGCAGTGATATGGATACAATTCCCAAGTCTTTCTTAGAAGCACTTTCTGTTATTAACAGAGATTCCCGATCTTTGCCAAACAAGATTTCCCGATCTTTGCCACATCAAAGCTTCctaaaggatgaaattgaagaagaGGTGGAATGTATACTCAGCGTGAGTGCTGAGATGAAACAAATTTTTTGGGACTTGCTTCCTGATCACGAGTTGGATGAGGAATTTGCTGATGCCTATGGGGAAGGTTTAGAAGGAAGTGATGATGATAGTTGTATTGAGGATAGTGGTTGTTATGAAAATGATTGGAAAATGGTTAATAAGGACTTAGAGAGTTGTATGTCCCATTCTGTCAAGTCAATTGAGAGAGATGAGGTTATACAGGACGTGAAAATGGATCCAGAATATGCCTCGAGTAATGCGAAAAGTAGCGAAGATAAAAACAGAGTAAAGAACAAGGCCTCTTTCAGTTCACCAAGAGGAGAGTTAAATTGCCAATCAATTGAGAGAGATGAGGTTGAACAGAAGATTGGAGTGGCTCCAGAAAATGCTTCGAATGAAAGGTTTGCAGACAACAAAACAAGCAAGTGCAGAAATCGATACCTTGCCATCCAAGAAGCATGTGATGAAACAAGTTTGGTTGCACACAAACTAATTGGTCGGTTACTGGAAAAGTTTGCTAAGGAGCAGGATATGGATTTAGATTGGAGTGATAGCTTGTATCTCGGAGGTGACTCTTCAACTCAACAACATATTCAAGGACAAG AAAAGAAGCAGAAATTGACCGAGGAGGACATGGGAGATAATCTTATCGGAACACTGAAGGAGCTTATGCCTTTTGTTACAAAGAG CCTGCCAGGGCATCAAAATCGAAAGAGTTGA
- the LOC128039692 gene encoding uncharacterized protein LOC128039692, translating to MINRATKNGNWKVSGDPVDVKSSDDTKQVIGIKTRLYFRHNSCPNKTPWMLYQFELVDIDPCKDKYFLGKVIMKEFKPTNISSNNINDRISIPEVQVELGPEPLVETEVTNEYEWTQSEQINEFITPYPVFNNENFIDDGNEVISHHQSQVQVELSSESLVETEVTNEYGLTQSEQTNEFITPCPVFDNENFIDDWNEVISNHQSQVQVELSSEPLVEIEVTNEYRWTQSEQTNEFITPCPVLDIDDGNEVISNNQSQINMEIIRSLEVLLGIVDQNQSYQNIGIDNDRTVPDEGSNQHNIVAENESSILPSNLHNHLIDFINQMEWSDLYNLCRSIGVFLDELPDEPQELGPQNQCGINQQLAAGAKIDCTNLPPSDVAESSYSTDSVRKRSAMEVERLATGVETELAQQQAKRSRL from the exons ATGATAAATCGAGCTACCAAGAACGGAAATTGGAAAGTCTCGGGGGATCCAGTTGATGTAAAGTCTAGTGATGATACTAAACAAGTGATTGGTATTAAGACAAGGTTGTATTTCAGGCACAATAGCTGCCCAAACAAAACACCATGGATGTTATATCAGTTCGAACTTGTTGATATTGATCCTTGCAAA gataaatattttcttggtaaAGTGATAATGAAAGAATTTAAGCCAACCAATATTTCAAGTAACAATATAAACGATCGGATTTCAATTCCAGAG GTTCAAGTAGAACTTGGTCCGGAGCCATTAGTTGAAACGGAAGTAACTAATGAGTACGAGTGGACTCAAAGTGaacaaattaatgaatttataacACCCTATCCAGTTTTCAACAATGAGAACTTTATTGATGACGGGAATGAAGTGATCTCCCATCACCAGTCACAA GTTCAAGTAGAACTCAGTTCAGAGTCATTAGTTGAAACCGAAGTAACTAATGAGTATGGGTTGACTCAAAGTGAACaaactaatgaatttataaCTCCCTGTCCGGTTTTCGACAACGAAAACTTTATTGATGATTGGAATGAAGTGATCTCCAATCACCAGTCACAA GTTCAAGTAGAACTCAGTTCAGAGCCATTAGTTGAAATCGAAGTAACTAATGAGTATAGGTGGACTCAAAGTGAACaaactaatgaatttataaCTCCCTGTCCAGTTTTAGACATAGATGATGGGAATGAAGTGATCTCCAATAACCAGTCACAA ATAAATATGGAGATAATTAGAAGCTTGGAAGTACTATTAGGTATTGTGGATCAAAATCAATCATACCAGAATATTGGGATCGATAATGATCGAACAGTCCCCGATGAAGGAAGCAATCAACATAATATAGTTGCAGAGAATGAAAGCTCAATCTTGCCTTCTAATTTACATAACCATCTAAtagattttataaatcaaatg GAATGGTCCGACTTATACAACTTATGCCGCAGTATCGGGGTTTTTCTCGACGAGTTGCCTGACGAGCCGCAAGAACTCGGGCCACAAAATCAATGCGGTATTAACCAGCAACTTGCTGCTGGTGCTAAGATAGACTGCACCAATTTGCCCCCTTCGGATGTGGCTGAATCTTCCTACTCGACGGATTCAGTCCGTAAAAGATCAGCCATGGAGGTTGAAAGATTGGCCACCGGTGTAGAAACTGAATTGGCTCAACAACAAGCAAAGAGAAGTAGATTATAA